The sequence TGGTATGTTAACTACAAGGCATTCTTTTTTCCTGATAAATATTGAAGGGtgcttttattttatcttatatttaaTTCAATTCTTAACATTGcatgagaagaaaaatataaaaagaaattaataatGGAGCCATATGGTTTTACTTTGTGTGTTTTGCTTATAAAACAAAAAGGACAGCCCGGTGCATAAGCATCTTGTGTTAATGCAGGGTCCAGTCTAGTTACTTGCCCTCATGCCCTGATAACATGAATTTGTTTCTTAATGTCAGTTTACGCAAAACATGTTATATTTGTCACTGAATGTAGAACCCTAGAATCAATGAAGATGATACACGGCGTGCTAGTTCTTATCACTCCTATTCACAAAGCCCTCCATATGATTACCAATACGAAGATCGACGGTATGGGAAACAAGCAGCTGCATTGACCAGGAAGCCTGGTTCAGATAAAGTTCGCTATGAAGGAAAGATGAGTAGTATTATCTATAGTCCTGGACGCTTCAGTGATCATGCCTATGAGGATAGATTTGCCAATGAGGGATCTGGTCCGAGAATTTCTGACTTTTCTGTGTCTAGTGGGGGTGAGCAATTCAAATCTGAGGTTCAGTCTCCCAACTTTCATAAGGATATTGGATTTCATAGTCCACCCTATCGGCATTCAGGTCACCATTCAAGTGAAGATGTCTGGGCTTTTGCAAGGAATACATCTCTGGAAACTAATGCTAAGAGAGATATGGAAGGAATTCGGCTTCCACAGGTTTGTTTCTCTTATTTTTACTTCTATGATGGATGCATTCAAAGATGTGTGTGCACTTTCAATATCCTAGTTTAAGCCCCAGTAGTTTATTTCGTATTCTATTCACCTTTTCACTTCTTTTGGTACCTTGTAAATGAAAAAGGTGCTAGATGTCTAATGTACTTCATAGtagaaaatattgattcagataAATAGATTATTATCAGCTAGATTTCATCTTTCTTCGTTCATTTCCGTTCACTAATCAATTAACGAACCACAAATCTCAATTTACCCATAACACCGGTGGCTGGATATTTGGGATTAAGCTTAGCTGACTTGGTATTTTATTCTGCTCTAGGCACGTCAGACAATGTGTCTGCTTATTTCCCTCTGTGGTGTCTTCTTGATTTCTTGTTGATTAGACCTGTCTTGTTAATCTGAATATCATAAATAAGGATATATTGAAAAGTAGGtgcattttatttttaagttGGTGATGGACAAGTGAGTTTGTGTAATGTATTAATGTTTGTGTGAGCCTTTTTTATCTAAGTTCATGGTCCATGTGATCCTTTTTCAGCAGCATGCTGATTATATCTTTCTCTTAACACTGACGACATTAGTTTGTGCCTTTCCCTCAGAGGACTGCTTCACTGGGATCAATGGACAGCAACCTGTCATCTTTCAGATCTCACAATTCTGGTGGTTTAGTTGATTTTTTCTCTGAACCTGTCCAAGCTTTTGAACCGCTACAGACTAAAGTTTCTTGTGTTCCCCAACCACCTGGTCCAGCAGGTTCTACTAGCTCTGATATTTCCAACGCACCTGTTGCAGCAGAACcatccattgatctttttcagTTGCCAGGAGCACCCTCTCAGTCTACATCAGTGGATCTGTTTCAAGCATCTGTTTTGTCTGCAGTTCCATATTCCAATGAGAGTCAACCAACACAAACTTCCCAACCTTCATCAGTTGACTTTTTTGCAGACCTTTCTCAGCAGCCATCAACTGCAACCTCAGATGAAAAGTCATTGGAGTTATCTGCCCCTAAAAATGAAGGTTGGGCAACATTTGATATGCCTCAGTACACAGCATCTACTGCAAAAGTTGAAACTCCAGCAGTACTGCCATCAACTGCTGACACATTGCAGGACAGATTTGATCCATTCTTGAACTTGAATGGAGATATGCAATGGCCTTCATTTGAAACTTCTGGTGTTAGTGTTCCTTCTTCAGTTACATCTAATGTATGGCATGATGGTGCATGGAATGGAGAAGAACAAGTTTCTGTGACAGCAACAAGCACTCAAGTAAGTACTAGGAAGTTTGGTGCATAGCTGATTTTATATCATTGTGCTATACTCCTTGATAAATTACAAAATTGCTGACACTGCAATAAACCAAAACTTAAATAAGATTTCACATGTTGAGTCTGAACAGCCTTGGAGTGCATTTGAAGATTCTGTTACCCCGGCTTCTGCGGATGGCCTTAATCAGGGATTACAACTGCAAAATCTTCCATCAACTGATGATCAATATTTGGATTTAAGAGCTTCTGAGGTTGGTCTCCATATGGTGTTTACCATAATATTAGAGTTACTgtgttaaaaattaaagaaattctgTATGTCTTTTCTCCTTAAAATTATATGTATAACCAGGGGTGCAATGAAGGTGGGATGCAAGGCATTGCCCCTATTGGCGGGTTTGATGATCATGAAATCTCATCAAATTTTAGTGGTGGCTCAGCATATCCTCCCTCTGCAATTCCTCCTATGGTTTGTGGGATTACTTCATATTTCGTCTATTTCAGTTTGCTTTAGCTTATCATTTTGTTATTCCTTTCAGGGAGAGAGTCAACCTAATGGAAACAGTCATAAATCAACTAATCCATTTGATTTTCTTGATGATGCTGATGTATCAGATGTAGAGCACGGTAATATGGTATGTCATGTAATGTGAATAGGGTATGGCTGATGATGTGTATATCACACTCAATAAACCAGTTTTAGTAACACTTGGTATTTCTGCATTTATTTGGGACACTCTTTTCATTTGGTATCACACTTTGGCACTAGTTTCTTAGTTTGATTAAGCATTTCTCTTCTGCTttgtaaatataattaatttcaccTCAATCTCAGGTTGCTGGTATTGAGTTTCTTCTGTATTTACATCTGTTGTTTTAGTCTGCCTATAGAAGTTGGTCAGCTGATTCGAATTCTGGATTTTTGTGCAAATGTGTGAATCATATATAATTTTTGTGTGTTATGACCATTCTTCTTTTACCTCTTTCCAGTGGGATAAGAACATGTATGATCAatgtttaatgcttttattttgctttttcacTTGATTGCATGATATATAATTCAGTACATTCATTTATTAGTTATGTCAATTTAGAACTGAGTAGTAACACTTCGTTGCTGCATAATTAAAAGATACAAATTTGACAATGTTATTTAAGGGATAGGAGACAGAAATTGTAAACTTGTTTCCAGTTTGCTGTAACCTATAATGTTTGCCATGTCACTTGCAGTTTCTTGATCTTAGCTCATTGCAAGCTGCTCTGCCCGATGCGCAGTTTCAACCCACTTTCCATAGTGGTATTGCCGAACCATGGCTTCCTCAAAATTCAGTTAACTCCTACATCTCCTCTGCTGGACAAGGTAGTCTTCCAAGACTAGTCATGCTGAGGTTTTAACACATTTTAAATGTGTATCATGAATTataatttactttattttttcCCATCATTGTATTTTGAATTACTGATTTTGGTCCAATTACGCAGGTGGTGGTTTGACATTCTTGGCTGCTCAACCGCCAAGTTCTCAAATATCGTAAGTTGGCAAATATTCCCGGCTTCCTTTTTCCTGCCTTGAATATTTTGCTTGAGATTCTTTGTGATAGATGAATGTGTATATGCCTCATGCTTTATTCTTTGTGCTAAGATGTAAAATCTATTGGCATCTTGAACTTTAGTTATTGTCACCGTTGGAAGAGTATTTATGAATTTCTGATAGCACCTTCCATACCAAATCAGTCAAATACTGAGTCTGAGATACTGAAATTGAGGCTAGTAAATGCTATTGTCTTTGGTCCATGTCATGCAGATTCGACTAAGATTTTATGTTGATTGTCGAGGGCCTAGtgcaaccctcctcctttatgaGCTTGGGACCGGCTATATAACATGAGCTATGTAACATAGGCTAGTAAATTGTATCCAGAGGAAAACCTTCATTTAGTGGTCTTTTCTTAAATGGTTCATCCTTTATGGATATCCttgaatatttaaaaaataataataataattacagGGTATTGGCCACAAGATAGATTCCTCACTAACCCCGAAAGGGAAAGAAAACAAGGTCCACTAGTGGTTGTGAAGAGGCATTATTTGTTGCATGGCACTAAAGAAAAGATTGGGTGTGGTCCATTAGGATCCAGCTTTAGTAGATAAATGTGCATGTGATATAAAGTTGGAAGACTAGGCTATTGCAATGCTGTAAATCAAGTAATCTGCCCCGAGTGATTTTTgctaaacaatttttttttttaaccaaaactAATTGATAATACAAAAAGCTACCATATTACATGGGAGGTAGGTTGCAGCATGAAGGTAGATTGGGAGAGGAAATTAATCTACATGTGTATTTTCGTAGGATTGAGTAATCACATTTTTGTTCATTGACTGAACTGCAAATTTGCAGGAATATCCAGACGCAGGAACCGGTTGCATCTTTTGGGGGAAATCCTTTTGCATAAGATTTGGCTGTAGAATGTAGCGTCAATCTTATAGAATTTGATGAATAGAGAAGCATAGTTAATTGTGAGAGATTTTAAATGCTTCTTATTTTCAGATTCGAATGATTGTTCAATTGTTTGATTACTTCCCACGGAAAGGAAGGCCTTGCAATATTCATAGTCCCAGCTATACACGGGCAATGCATCTGTATTTTTTGTAATTGATGGCATTGTAATTATAGTTCTTGATGTTTAATGTTCTGGCAGGTATTGAACGTGACATCAAAGTGGGTTTAGTACTTTAGTTCGAGACTTTTGAGGGTGTTTGACTTTGTAATTTTAGATGTAATTGTAATTGTAATTGTAATTTTGTGTTTTAAGAGCATCATTCCGTTGTGATGCTCATACCCATTCTATGTAGAATTGTAAGCTTGGTTAGGATAATCGGATTGAATTTATGTTGTTACATCTTCAAAGTACTCCTCTGGTTCTAAATAACCGTCTTGGAAGaaatcatatttaaaaaaaatcaatttgttTGATTACGTGTTCAACTACATTGGTTTTTCTAATGTATTAATTTTTCCAACTGGatagttctttatttattttagtcgTTTGTGGTTGAACAATTAAATTTTCTTATGGATGATAGTTaagacaattattattatttatttagtaaTGATAACCTGTTTGTACCACGAGTGCCTTTGAAAATGTCTCATTATGGCCTGTTTGTAACATTCATGATGACGTTCAATCAACTATTTAAAGAAAGTTTGAATTAGTCATTATCATTATACGCATAAATTACATATGTATGGTCCATTAAGATACACGAGATTGCAAAATTATTATTAAGTAGTATAATTTGCGAAATAATTGATATGCATTTAAAAATACACAAACCACATATTGCAGACGTCAGCTAACTGCAAAGATGAGTATGCTGCTTATCCATCATGATTTAATTGGAACTTTGTGACTTATGTGTTATGTCAAAGCGTTTACGAAAGTTAGAACATCGAATTcataatgaaagaaaataaagtagaataaatAATTAGATACATTTCATCCTAATATATTCCTTAAATTATAAGATtctattgtaaaataaataaaagatatactaaatataaaataaagatgtataaatagaagactctagtattaatgtAATTAGCTCAATAgaaattattcatatatttataagtagtaacaaaagaaagagagagagaaactattcgtagaaaataaagagagagacgaTTTTATTGATTGTGTGTATCCCCTCTTTGCCTCAGTACATGTATTTATAGGCACACAAAGTTTACATTTCAAACTTCATTTATTTCTTTCAACATAGGGAAAATGTGCCCTCATAAATGGGCATCCATCATCCTTATCCATCCTCGTCACAACACTCCcctttggatgaccatttaggattattgcctcgttaaaaccttacaaaaaaaaaaatccagtgggaaaaaaccttagtgaaggaaaaagagtacaatatcctttagtgatggggactgcctcattaaaaaccttgtcaagaaaaacccaatgggaaaaaaacctgatcaaggaaaaaagagtacagtctccccctcttgttgaCATCAGTTGATGTCTCGAAAtcagcgcatcccaatctcatgtaccaatctttcaaaggaggattttgggagtgactttgtaaataaatatgccagattgtcacttgagcggatctgttggacatcaattgtcccttgattttgaagatcatgagtgaagaagaatttgggagaaatatgctttcttctatcacctttgatatatccgcctttaagttgagcaatacatgttgtattatcttcaaacaggacagttggagctatcttctgattaatcagtccacatgatgacagaatatattggatcacactcctgagccaaaaacactcgcgacttgcttcatgtatcgctagtatttcagcatgattagaggaggttgctgctatcgtctgtttcgtggatctccatgatatagctgtaccaccatatgtgaatatgtatcctgtttgagatctccctttatgtggatcagacaaataTCCAACatttgcatagccaactaattgtgacttggatccatagggataaaacaatcccatatcaaccgttccatgaagatatcgaaagatctgtttgattccactccaatgtcttctggttggagaggaactatatcttacTAGTAAATTCACtgcgaatgatatgtcaggtcgcgtattattggcaagatacattagcgctccaatggcactaagatatggtacttcaggactaaggatatcttcattttcttctttaggacggaattgatcctttttcacttccaaagatcttacgatcattggagtacttaatggatgtgacttatccatataaaatctcttcaagatttTCTCTATGTATGCcgcttgatgaataaagatcccagtttttgtatgctcgatctgcaggtcgagacaaaatttagtccttccaagatctttcatctcaaactcttttttcagagtttttataattgttggaatctcttcaggagttccaatgatatttaaatcatcaacgtacacagaaattataatgaacccagatgtagatttctttatgaaaacacatggacagatatcatcattcttgaatccatttttggtcagatactcagtaagacgattataccacatttgtccagattgctttagaccgtataatgatctttgcaatttgactgagtataacccttgcgaatattcattggatgatttagatatttttagtcctttagggactttcatATTGATATCCCGATCTAACgagccgtataagtaggctgttaccacatccattaaatgcatatgcagtttatgatatgcagataaactgaccaaataacgtaaTATTATCGTATCCACTACAGggaaatacgtttcttcataatctatactggacctttgtgaaaaatcttgtgccacaagtcgggctttatagcgcacaacttcatttttctcatttcgttttctcacaaatacccatcggtatccaacaggttttacatcttctggtgtacggactataggtccaaagacttcacgttttgtaactgagtctaattcagccttcatggcttcttccaattttggccaatcatttctttgtcgacattcttcgactgatcttggctcaagatccttactttcatgcatgctattcaatgccacattatatgcaaatatttcattgacaattgtcttatttcggtcccatttctctcatgtaaagacataatttatcgagatctcgtaattttcacaattttcaggtacctgaacgtcttttggcattatatcagaattttggacaactgcaggtgtctttactatgtctttttcaacaggaataatatttacctcttttctctttcgagaatttttatctttggaaccgacaggcctgccacgcttctgacATGTATTTGCTTTCAGTGGCTATTTGTCATActaggacatcaattcgaattggggcattttctgccctaccacgcttctggcgtgaatttgcttcagtggctacttgtcctactggaacatcaattcgaatttgggcatttttcgctggtatataagatttggttatcctctttgtatcgaaaaatgcatcaggcaattcatttactattctttgcaaatgtataatattttgaacttctagttcacattgccctgatcgaggatttaaatgcataaacgatgatgcattccaattaagttcctttttagGAAGTTTATTCTCTCCtcctaatgttgaaaattttgattcatcaaaatgataatccacaaaccgggctttaaatacatctctggtttgtatctcaagatacctcactatagagggagaatcatatccaacatatatccccaatttttttTGGGGCCCCATTTTAgcgcgattaggtggtgcaatgggaacatatatcgcacacccaaatattcttaaatgggagacatttggctgctggccaaaagctaattgcataggagagaactgatggtaactcgttggcctcaaacgaataagtgttgcggcatgtaaaatagcatgcccccaaaccaaagttgggagatttgttctcataagcaagggtctagcaatcaattggaggcgtttaataagtgattctgctaacccattttgtgtgtgaacataagctactggatgttcaacacttattccattagccatacaataagcatccaaagcttgggaagtaaattcaccagcattatcaaggagaatttctttgattggattttctagaaattgtgcttttaatcgaataatttgagccagtaatctcgcaaacgtcaggttgcgagaagataataagcacacatgtgaccatctcgaagatgcgtctatcaagaccataaaatatctaaaagatccacatggtagatgaataggtccacatatatcaccttgaatcctttctaggaattcaggggactcaaatccaacctTTACTGGTGATgcccttaaaattaactttccttgagaacatgcagcacaacaaaattcactagttttaagaatcttctagttctttagtgaatgtccatgggagttttcaataattctcctcatcatggttgttctcaaatgacccaatctatcatgccaagttatgaattcatttggactagtaaacttctggtttacaatggcatgtgattcaattgcactaatcatggtataatataacccagatgaaagtgagggtaatttttctaatataactttcttatttgaatcatgagttgtgatacataagtactcatgatttttctcattcattgtctcaacatgatatccatttcggcgaatatctttgaaactcaacaagttcctcagagacttggtagataatagtgcattatttattacaaATTTTGTTCCTTCAGgtaacaaaattatagctcttccagagccttctatcacattgtccgagccaataatagtattaacatattgtTCTTTTGAcataagatgggtaaaatatatagtgcttttaagaatagtgtgcgaacttgcactatccgcaaggcaaatatcttcagaatatgtccttgccatttttcttcaaagacaaatgataataacaataaaatgagtagaagtacatgcacagtaaaattattcacatgaatacttaacaaacacatacacatatcaaactattccatcattgatcaaatagccaatatttccttcagaatccttaaagaaattagatacatcataatgagtggtggaattttcatcatttgaaacaaaattttcttcctttcctttgttatcccttttcaaggatgcttgataaagatcaactaggtgccttggggtacgacaggtacgtgaccaatggccctttccaccacaacggaagcatttatcctcaattgatttacttctttctttatcccacttctggtgagatcctttcttgtgaacataattcatTTTCCTTTCATAAATTTTCTTGCtatcaaaatcttgccatttacttcaggaaatggggcggcgccaactgggcgcgcttcatgattccttaaaagtaattcattgttgcgttcagcaacaagaaagcaagaaattaactcggaatatttttaaattttttttcgatactgctgctgcaggagcacattcgagacatGGAAGATCGAGAAAGTTTTTATCTAACATATCGGGTTTGAGAAAGTGtcacatgattgtacctttcttcaaggccTTTCCACATATCTGCatgatcttttaatgtgggatattcatttttcaatcatacgtcaagatgacgacgaagaaaaatcatgactttgactttatccttctgggatgtacTATTTTCAGCCtcaatggtatctccaagatccattgaatccaGATGGATTTTAACATCAAGTAtctatgataaataattgttttcagatatatcaaaagcattatactggagtcttcctaaaatttgatcagagtctcgtgctgataacgtattgtaaaataaataaaagatatactaaatataaaataaagacgtataaatagaagactctataTTAATGTAATTAGCTCAATAgaaattattcatatatttataagtagtaacaaaagaaagagagagagagagaaactatTCGTAGAGAATAAAGAGAGAGAAGATTTTATTGATTGTGTGTATCCCCTCTTTGTCTCAGTACATGTATTTATAGGCACACAAAGTTTACATTTCAAActtcatttatttcttttaacataGAAAAAATGTGCCCTCATAAATGAGCATCCATCATCTTTATCCATCCTCGTCACAACAGATTCCAATTATTTAAGGGTTTTTTTAATGAGGAATGCTAGgtggccagcaacttttgtgatttgtagccatcaaatagctatcAATAATAGTTTTAATGATGTgaaattggtgtgagatttcatccaatagctcatttttttttttgctagttacatactggccaaaatttaacaaagttgctggctccCTAAACTTTTCCTTTTTTAATTCATATCAGCTGTTTCCTAAAATTTTTCCCCTATAAACGCCTCCAGTTTCGATCTTATCAGGTAGAATATTAATTCCATAAGTATGATATTTTCCCCTATAATTATGATGTTATCTATAATATATATACGTCTCTTGAGATGTACACAAGTTTCTGAATCATCATGTGCTGCTTATATTCATGACTTAGTAGCTAAAGAAAAAACATGATTAATAAAACGACAAGATTAAAACATCatgatcataaattcataatcAAAGAAATGAACAAATTAACCAAAAGTGAGTAAATAGTAGTTAGACATATTCCATCTTCGTAATTTTCTTAGATGAGATCTCATTTCCATCTTCATATATTGTTTTTATAAGATTTTAGGAAAATTTTAATTCAATATTTATGTTTATTCTTATACTTCTAATATGGTATTTATTAAACAATTTTCACTTTACATACCTTCcatcaaatattataaataattaaatatttacattataaataaaatattaaataaacttATCTTAGTAATTAAATTAACTCCGTCTATGCTACACCTATAGTATATAGCCGGTCCCAAATCCGGATAAAGGAGAAGGGTTGTGTTAGGCATTCGACAGCCAACATAAAAACTTAGTCGAATTTTCATGACATGGATCAAAGACGTTATTGCactaaagctaggtcgttgcccggaAGCAACGCGTTGTATGGCTCGTGTACAATGTCAAATGAGCAAGAGCTGCTGCATCGGTGCCCaggtgtagtgttaaatgagtaaGGGTTCCCGCATTTTCGTGAatggacgagggtaaataagttAGTTCACAAAGAAAAATGTATAGGTAAAGGTCGGAGCGACAGAAAGTTGAAATTTAGGACATGGAACATAGACACTCTAACAGGAAaatccatggaggtggtggataccatgacaaggaggaagattaatatCATGttcctacaagaaacaaaatgagtTGGTGCGAAGGCTAAGGAGTTGGATACTTTCAgcttcaaactttggtatacagaaAAGGTGAAGAATAAGAATGGGGTAGGTattattgtggataagcagtAGAAGAAGGAcatagtggatgtcaagagggtgggagattGGACCATCTTTATTAAACTTGTGGTGGAAGGAGGtacttttcatgtgattagcTCCTATCCACAGCAAGTGAGTTCGGACGagcaacacaagataaggttttaggaggatctagagagtttggtccaAGACATTCGGGAGATAATATTTTCTTAGAAGGAGATTTAAATAGCCATGTTGGAAGAAAAGTTATTGGATATGAAAGTTTTCACGGGAGCTATGGTTTTGCGGAGGTCAATACCGAAGATAAAattattttggacttttccttaacttttgatcttctcatcgcaaatatatgttttaaaaagagagatgaACTTCTTATAATCTATAGGAGTGgaatgacaagctctcaaattgacttcttcttgttgaggagagtcgaccgaaaattttgtattaattgtaaaattattccaAAAGAGAGTTTAACAACACAACATAGAATGCTCTTAATGAATTTTCACGTTGAGTAAAAGTTGAGAAAAAGACATCATatgaagaacccaaggacgagatGATGGAGGATGAAAGGTAAAGAACAAATAAACTTCCTAAGATGGGTAGAAAAAGAGTCAAAGTGGGATGGAGATGGAAGCGCGGAGGAAATGTGGAGGGAGATagtagaagttattagaagaacaacaaaagaaagttttggtgaatctagagGGATATGACCAAGAGACAAGAAGTCCTGGTGGTAGAATacgagtgtacaagaaaagataaaggcaaAAAGGGAGTGCTTTATTGAGTAGTCTTTGTATCGCAATGCAGATAATTAGGAAAAATATAAggtggctaagaaagagacaaaagtggctgtaagtgaagcaagaaaaGAGCATATGAGGATCTCTATCAATCTTTTGGCatgaaggaaagagaaaaaagtatatataaaatcataaagagccgtgaaagaagaacgagagatttggatcaggttaagtgcataaaagaTAAAGACGGAGAGGTTTTGGCTCAAGAGAAGAAGATCAATAAAAAGTAGAAGATCTaattctacgagttatttaatgaaagacagaagactcttccgagtcTTGGTCTGTTATGCacgagggaagaagatcaaaacttcgaCTACTATCGAAGAATTCGAGACTTTGAGGTAAAAGAGGCTTTAAAgcggatgaaaaatggcagggcagtaggatctcgataatattccgattgaagtttggaaggACCTTGGagagaaaggcatcagttggttaaccaagttttttaatgagattttaaggtcaaagaaaatGCCAtatgagtggagaaagagtaccttggtacctatctGCAAGAATaaaggggatatacaaagttgtgaAAACTATAAAGGGATCAAACTCATgagccataccatgaagttatgggaaatggtgatagaacggaggctaAGACaaaagacacaagtaacagagaatcaATTTAGTTTTATGCCAGGCAGATCCACCACTGAaacgatatacctattaagaaggatgacgcagatgtatcgtagtaataaaaaggatctacaTGTAGTATTTATTAATTTGGAAAAAGTGTATGATAGGGTGcaaagggag is a genomic window of Arachis ipaensis cultivar K30076 chromosome B06, Araip1.1, whole genome shotgun sequence containing:
- the LOC107604769 gene encoding probable ADP-ribosylation factor GTPase-activating protein AGD14 isoform X7; the encoded protein is MATRKEEERNEKIIRGLMKLPPNRKCIIFIFIFFGPQYVCTNFWTFVCMTCSGIHREFTHRVKSVSMAKFTSQEVDSLQNAGNQRAREIYLKNWDFQRQRLPDSSNVDKIREFIRHVYVDRRYAATKSSDKPPRDMQNPRINEDDTRRASSYHSYSQSPPYDYQYEDRRYGKQAAALTRKPGSDKVRYEGKMSSIIYSPGRFSDHAYEDRFANEGSGPRISDFSVSSGGEQFKSEVQSPNFHKDIGFHSPPYRHSGHHSSEDVWAFARNTSLETNAKRDMEGIRLPQRTASLGSMDSNLSSFRSHNSGGLVDFFSEPVQAFEPLQTKVSCVPQPPGPAGSTSSDISNAPVAAEPSIDLFQLPGAPSQSTSVDLFQASVLSAVPYSNESQPTQTSQPSSVDFFADLSQQPSTATSDEKSLELSAPKNEGWATFDMPQYTASTAKVETPAVLPSTADTLQDRFDPFLNLNGDMQWPSFETSGVSVPSSVTSNVWHDGAWNGEEQVSVTATSTQSEQPWSAFEDSVTPASADGLNQGLQLQNLPSTDDQYLDLRASEGCNEGGMQGIAPIGGFDDHEISSNFSGGSAYPPSAIPPMGESQPNGNSHKSTNPFDFLDDADVSDVEHGNMFLDLSSLQAALPDAQFQPTFHSGIAEPWLPQNSVNSYISSAGQGGGLTFLAAQPPSSQISNIQTQEPVASFGGNPFA
- the LOC107604769 gene encoding probable ADP-ribosylation factor GTPase-activating protein AGD14 isoform X1, with protein sequence MTCSGIHREFTHRVKSVSMAKFTSQEVDSLQNAGNQRAREIYLKNWDFQRQRLPDSSNVDKIREFIRHVYVDRRYAATKSSDKPPRDMQNPRINEDDTRRASSYHSYSQSPPYDYQYEDRRYGKQAAALTRKPGSDKVRYEGKMSSIIYSPGRFSDHAYEDRFANEGSGPRISDFSVSSGGEQFKSEVQSPNFHKDIGFHSPPYRHSGHHSSEDVWAFARNTSLETNAKRDMEGIRLPQRTASLGSMDSNLSSFRSHNSGGLVDFFSEPVQAFEPLQTKVSCVPQPPGPAGSTSSDISNAPVAAEPSIDLFQLPGAPSQSTSVDLFQASVLSAVPYSNESQPTQTSQPSSVDFFADLSQQPSTATSDEKSLELSAPKNEGWATFDMPQYTASTAKVETPAVLPSTADTLQDRFDPFLNLNGDMQWPSFETSGVSVPSSVTSNVWHDGAWNGEEQVSVTATSTQSEQPWSAFEDSVTPASADGLNQGLQLQNLPSTDDQYLDLRASEGCNEGGMQGIAPIGGFDDHEISSNFSGGSAYPPSAIPPMGESQPNGNSHKSTNPFDFLDDADVSDVEHGNMFLDLSSLQAALPDAQFQPTFHSGIAEPWLPQNSVNSYISSAGQGGGLTFLAAQPPSSQISNIQTQEPVASFGGNPFA